TGATTTAATTCAATAAGGCGACCAGCAAATACAGCTAATGTTCCTATAAAACAAACTAGCATAAATATGCCAAGGAGGAGATGATCAAGCACCATTGCAACAAACTTCCATTCTtctgcagcctgggaaagaaacaaaggagaCGGTAAAAATCTCTGCAGAACCTTGTTTGTTACAGCATTCTTGTAATTTACTGTCTCGAACAAGGGGAAGGCTCTTCACTAAGTGCCATTATTGCTATGCAAAACAtgctcattttcttctcaaaagcaGGTCAGGGGTTAACAAAGCCTGAGCAACCTAGAAATACAAGTTTCAACACTAAACTAACCAGAAACCCTGGCAATTTGCTgaacaatttcattttaaaaaatgttgaaaagcTTAATTGTTAGGCCAATTGTTGCTTCTGAAAGAGAGTTTAAAATcttgaaagcaaaatgcttaGTTTGACCCaaattacttctgtttttccattgcttttttGTTCTCATGGGATTTCTAGGCAATTCCTAATAATTTAACCCTAGCCCCTGCTTTCCATACACTCTAATGTCTTGTAAAACCTTCTTGGTAGTTCCATTAGTCTTTTTTCTAGTTGTGGGACACCATGAACCACTTGCTCTGTATCTTTTCACTGGATGTGTTTGGTGGGAACCCAGCACAGTAAGAGCATGCAGAGTGCAAGGCACCAAGTACAGCAGGGCTCATGATTTCCACCCTGGAACTCCACCTTAAGGAGTGACATGTGCTAGCCTAAAGCGCCTTCTGCGTGTGCCTTGGTTCTCCCACAAGTAGAAGAGGCTGTTGTAATTTATCTAGAGGACACTGATAACGAGTACTGTTTTGAGGTGGCTCAGAAGCAAATGCAATGAAGCGGTAGCCTTCAGAAGCCACaacctttattttatttagggAACTTGACTTTTGAAACCCCCTGGAAGCGATATATCACTCGTGCCCAGATGACACAAACAGCTGGGCTCCACTTCCGAAGGGGGCATTTGCTGGTAACCTGAAGACCCTCCTTGTAAGCCAAGGAGGAAGTGGAGCCAGATATGTTGAAGCCACGCCAGCCCTGCTGAAGACAACAATTTGTCTGCAGAGAGGCAAAGGAGTCACGGGGAACATGAGACTACAGCCAGAGCCATTTCATATGCTCCAGGAATTTGGTCGCAGGAACAAACACCGTGGTGTAAATCCTGTCCTTGGAAGGAAGCGCCTCCTTTTCAAGAGAGTGggtcaaattattttttcagagagCTCCCCTGTCTTCAGACTAGCCTGCAGCTCAACAGGAGAGGTCTATGACTACCCTAGCAAGGTGAAATACCAGGACTGAATTACCCCTGCAAAAGCAGTGTGAGCTgtgaaatctgaaataaaagagGGGTTAATTGTACTGAATGTGCTAGAAGGAGGCAGAGCTAGGTTTTCCTAGGGAACCCTGCCATGTGTGACTCTATATGCTTTTATCCTTTGGCTTGCAATGTGGAAAAAGTCAGTAATCAGAGCAGCTCATAACATACTTCATTTGGAGGGACTACTTGTATtcaggaataaaacaaaacctcatCAAAATTGGAAATATAATTTGTAAGTTACATTTAACACTTCTCAGATAACACTACTAGTCTTTTGGAGTTTGCCTTGCTTCCTGggttttcaaaagcagaaggatCTTACTAGAGGGGCAAGATGCCCGAGTGGGAGacagaagaaatgtgttttggaACTTGCTTACAGTTCTTGAAACTGGTTTCCTACTCACAGACACTCCATCTCTATGGCTTCACATATCACGTAAAAAAACCCTAGCGCTGccacttttcccttttctattattttgtgAAGCCAATATTCAATTAACATCTGTGACAATTATTTGTTGCTCCTTGTTGGCTCCCTTAAGGGGAGAAGAGCGTCCACTGCTAGAGCCAAACCAGGGCTTGGAGTGTTTTTGTAAGGCAGGGATATTTTGCCAAAAAACTAAGATGTAGCAACCTGAAAGCTAGAAATGAATCATGCACAAAAAACCCCCTTACATTACTGGCTTCTTGGTCCGATTTCATTGTTTCTGCAATGTATTTGATTCCCTCTATAGCGTTTTTCACATCTGGATTTTTGGTAAGCGGGGAGTAGAAGTTGACAGGCACAGAACCTGACTTCCCAGAAATGTCAGAAATATCAATATcttctgcaaaaatatttttgtcttgcttGTCTCTTGATGGTCGTTTCATTGTAGAGAAAAACATGACGTTTGGGATTGTGTCAATAAAGATCTGAAAACAAAGGGAGAAGATGACAGTTGCTggtctgtggggctgtgttacagctgcagctgtgctgaacAAAGACAAGCCTCTCCCCTCCCAGATCGCTTCCCGTGCGGGGTCTGCTGCAGATTCCCTCTCCGACTATGTCACAGCCCACGCCTTAGTCACACTGGGGCTCTTGTCAGCCTCGTGTCCCGGGGCAGAGGCAGTCACCCGCAGGCCTGCAGCGCGTTTTCTGACAGCCATCTCCCCTGCCCTACACCCACCATCCACACGTGAAGCAGGGGGTGATGCCGTGGAGCAGATCCTCAGCTAGCACgagctgacagagctcaagCCATCCCATCTAACTTGAAACGTATTGCCGACAAACCTGACTTGAAGAATGGACTACAAAGAAACTATTTTGGCTACTTAGGTTTGATTTCGCTCCTATGAATATTTGCTATACAGGCATGTACAGTTTACAGTAAGAGACTTGCTGCCAGAGCAAAGTTAAGCACATGCAGTGTTTCCTGTTGaaatttctcttctgcagggGTTGTTTATGCTGCAGAGGGAATCTAATATAAGCTGTAACCTTAAAAGCATAAttagaaatacacagaaaaaccTCCTTTAATGTCATGGTTTAGTATGAACCCAGGCAGGCTTCAAAACAGCAAGGATTACTGAATAAATCAGATGATCTTTGAAACTGTCTCCCTGGCAAAGAACTTATAATGACAGACAACCAATTTTTTCTATGTCTTACGATTACCATTTAGACACTTGTGCAAGGATCtcccaagggctgcagagcaaCTGTGTACTggaaaagtacagaaaatatttttttagcttttgctAAACCATCTTTTGCATAATGGGATGCTGAACTCAGGTATTCCCAGTGGCCTTTGTGCTCTGCACTCGTGCAGGCTGGTGGCTGGTCACTGGCAGGCAGAAGTGCCTTGTGGTCAGTAGAGAATTTAGACCAGGATATGTAATTCAAGTCCAGAtggacattttcttttcccattccctgccTTCAGCTGCCCATGTTTTGTCTCATCTGTTCCCTGCAAGGCTCTATCCCAGTGGACAATTTTGTTACTTCAAGAAGCACTTTAGCACTCTTGCTGACTTTACACACAGCTAAGTAGTAAACACTGGCTCTTGTGCCTAGAGACCTTTAGCATGATGCATTTACCTCCCCAATTCTTTTTGACTTTTATTAGAAGACCTGCCAATAAAATATGGAGCATTTGGTGGAAACCAGCAAGTGTGCCAAGCCACAGAGCTCACCTTCCTGACCCAGGGGGGCATGGTGTGCGTGCTCGGCGAGCGGTGGTGGGTGTTGATGACGATGACGGTGATGATGATCGAAGCGATGACAAACACCATGGTGAACAGCATGTACTTGCCAATCAGAGGCACTGCGCTGGAGGTGGAGGGAATCAGCTCCACAATGACCAGCAGGAACACAGTCaaagacagcaggacagagatgCTGAGGGTCATTTTCTCACCTGTCATaaaaaaagccccccaaaatcATTGCTGCTCCTATCATTCAGTACAGAGAGCATTTATTTGAGAAGCAGGATGTGGGTGAGAGCTGTTCACACAAACACCTGTGTGCATTTGCAGTGCTATCATCTCTGCCAGCATCCAAAGCAGCAAGTAGGCGTGGCAAACCTGAGAGCCTAACAGGATCAGCGCCAGTACTAAGGTGGGAATTACCAGGAATGACTGGGCTGAGGTGTGAGCGCTGAATATTTTTACTTGTTAGGAGCATTTAGTGGGCTCTGCATTTTGAACAATGCAGCAAATGCACCTTAGTGCTTGCTCCAAGCTTCCTGAGAGCTTGCTTCCCTTACTCTCTGTCTCTGGGCTGAGAGAGCAGACTAAAATCACATCTGACATCAGGTCAGTTGCTATGCAAGATCTCCTTGCATGTAGAGGGTGTCAGAAATGAATTACAAAACATTattcacacattttttaaaatccagttaaACTTTGTAGAAAGTTTTCCACTTAAAAAAGTGCATCAGGTATTTAATAAGAAGGGGCTTACACTGAAATTAAGTGGTGTGAAAAGCtgacaaaaggcaaaaagaatgAAGCAGATGAAATGGTTGCAGGGAGCATGAGTGgctcagcagagagaaaggaggCCAGAACAGGTCAGGATTACTCCGTGTCACACAAGGTGATGTGTTTGTGAGCAGGTAATGAGCTGTCTGCTCTGACACGATGCAGAAGGGCCTCTGTCACCCCTCTGTGCTCATTTTACTGCAGGACATACTAACACACTGACTACCTATggcaaaacataaaaattatccAGCTAAATCTTTAGTTTGCAGAAGTTGGATAGTTTAGTTTGCAGAAGACTGGATAGATAGTCAGCAATTTCTGTGGGAAAGCAtcccaatttatttttatcaagaGTTTCAGTTTTCAGCACTTATTCTTTCTTTGCAGAATATTTAAAGCCATTACTTTCAGTGGAAATGTCCAGTTTTACTATGCACTGGTCTTCAAGTTGGCTGATGGTTTCAAATACTGGGAATTTCTCAGGAATTTCTTAGCAATTTCTATGGAAGTAGAATGAATAAATTTGCATACCTGAATCTGTGGGTAGGTAAAAAACTAGCCCTGTTAAAAAGGAGAAGAGCAGGCAGGGGATGATGACGTTCACAATGAAGTAGAGAGGCAGGCGTTGCATGAGGAAGTGGTAGGTGATGTCCAGGTAAGGGGTGTCAGGGCAGCAAGCATAGTAAACCCAGTGCTTCCAGCCACGGTAATCCTTCATCACCCACTCCCCACTCTCCATGAAGTTACTCAGATCTGGACGATCACTCTCCTGGCAGCAAAACATCCCAACAAATTCTTAATACCAGGTATTCTAAACCAAATCAAAACTTAGCTGGTTTGGCTCAGGAACAGGATTCCAAATAACTCATGcatgttgtggggtttttttttgtgagtaaACAGCTCTTGTCTATGTTATTTTTCCTTAGAATATCAGCCTCTACACAGCATTCAGctgaatattttacagaaacagTCAGGGATAGtagactgaaaaaatattacagagaGGAGACATacctgaggggacagggaaggagTCTTTGGCAGTGGAAAGTCATGAGCAGAGAAAAACATACCCCCTCAAAAAAACACTAAgcccgagaaaacaaacagaagcagaaCAGGCAGCACCATAAAAAGTGGTGCAAAGCTGCCAGAGGACAAACAGGAGACTGTTAGGGCAGAGGGATAATATGTAAGCAGAATTTAGGAGCCAAGCCAGGAAATCTTGTGCTAGATCTACAAATGagaattttctgttttacaggTGGGGTCTGCTTGTTTTTCCAGTCAAAACTAGGTCATATACCATTCTAATTCTGAGATCTCTCTTAAAAACACATGCAggtctttgctgcttttctcaaTTAAAAACTCCTTGCTTACCGGGTTAATTACAACCATTGTGCCATCGTATGTCCAAGTTCCCAACTTCATACTGCAGTTCTGCTGGTCAAATGGGAAGTGCGTGACTATAATTTCACAGTAACTCTTAAAAATAGCTGGTGGTGTCCAGGTGATCAGACCTGTGTGCTCCAGAAGGACTTTGGTGTATTTTACAATGGCAAAATCACCATCTGCACTGCAGAAGGAACAAGGACATTAAAAGCAATACGGGCAGCATAATGACAGAGTCACTAAAGGATTTCTCTGGCTGCGGGTCAAATGACTCCCCAGTGcctgctcctggagaagctTACCCTGAGGAATTGTACCCACTGGAACAGATGTCATGGGAAAACTGTCCCACCAGAGTGGTGCCACAAGGCAGAGctcctcccccctccctccctcggCAGCTGGCACTCCTTACTTGTTGTAAAGCACAAGGTCTGGCCGCCAGATATCATCTGAGGGGATGCGGATCTTTTTTACGCCACCGTAGTCATCTGGATTCCATTTGAGGTTGACATCTGTCCATTGCTAAAGAAGGAAGATTTCAGCCCTTGagagcctctcccagcactggggtTACTGAGTACTTCCCAGAAACACCTCCTCTCTTGCTTTGAGACCTTGCTTTGTTTATGCTTATGCAGGTAAGCATAAGCATATGGGAGTGGGACCCCCAGCTCATTTTTTACATTAACTTATATTTTGGTTTAAgaagcttattaaaaaaaaaacaaacgaAACAAcaaccccaaaagaaaaaaatgcaaagatatCAGAAGCCTACTGTTTGAAATACAACCCCAAATGCCTTTCTTAAAACTCTTAACATCTAGAGCACTTCATTCTTTAGATCTCAGTGAGAAGTGCTCTGCTATCTGACCCATTTCTCCAAGCTGCCCCTGAAGGTATGAGAGTGTAGTTAATTCCTGACTGTGTCAAgtgcatttatttgaaatagaTGAAATGGTTAAGAATATTTAGAGTTACCTGTTTCAGGCGCACGTTGGTTGTCACAATCTGATTTACttcatccttaaaaaaaaagggaaggaaaaaaaaaaagaaggcagtaTCAGCAAGCATCAGGATTAAAGgataaaaattgtttccttAGAAAAACACCACCATTTGGCACTATCACATGAGCCAGCAGCTCAACACTACCCGTGTCCATAGCGTACCACACTAATGAGCTGGATGAGCTGCAGCCCCACGGTGACGACGACGGCGTCCCGATGGTCCTCCACGGGCCGCACCACCTTGTTGTAGTTGCTGAACAAGTCCTCCACCAGGCGAGTCTCGTCCTCGTagcccagggccagcccagctgcagaacagcagggTGGCACCAGTCAGAAGGGGCAGGGAACAGGCTACAGCACCACCAGTCAGAGGCTGGCATGGAGGAAATGCTGCCAGGCAAGCTGCTGGTGGGGGTAGAACACCAAGTGCTCCCTGTGACAGTGGCCTCCAACCAGGACATGAACAAATGCAAACAGGCAGGATCGTGAACGTCAGACTGAACATTAGGAGTCTTCCAGCCTGAAGCTGTGCTAACATGCAGTACTTATGGGCagttaaacacagaaaatgttcagTCTCAGGGGTTTCTAATGTCATCTTTTCCACCTTCAACTCCACAGACCTTCCTGTGACGCTGACATTAAAGGCAAGGGCCAAGCACACCAGTCATGGAGAAGGCATCACCACCCCCACTGCTTGCATCCACAATCTAAATGGAACAAGAGCTCCTCTCTACAGCGGAAGTTGCTTGGGTTGTGCAggtggggagagaaggaaacCACTCACTGTGTGGGGTAGGTccatgcacagctctgcccacaggcTGCCCAGCATGACTTGGCCATGCTGTGCCAAAGAGCCTTGAGAGAAAAATTTCACAAGCGGAAATGGCAGGGAGGAACCCCGCTCCAGAGGAGCCTTCACAGTGCCTGTGCGTGGCACTGCACTGCCAAGAAGCAAGGGCACTGGAAAACAGATGGGCCCCGCTTCCAGAGAGCCTGTGGCGGAGGAAGCAGGCACACAATGACCTCAGATTGTGTCTGCTTCACTGTTACAGGGGGGGAAAGCAAATGGGAGGGGTGCCTGGGGGTCTTTTTGTATGTCTCCCCTTTTAAAGGTAGTGAGAGGGAACAGGACAGTTGAGCCTCACTGCAAGCATTTTTGGCAGACTGCACCCTTGTCTCCCCCTCTCTGTTGAATCCTGGGCCGCAGAAGTCAACAAGAATTTTGCTGCTGACTCCAACCTAAGCTAGGATTTCTGCTGGTTTCCTAACTGACTTTTCATCAACTTCTTTTACACAGCTGAGCTGAGATTGCCAAGGATTCTGCCGTGGCCTTGTCCTGCCATGagattatatataaaatacttgGATGCCAATCAGAAAAGCTGTCTGTTGCAGACAGACACTGTTTGCTTCCTCTGCCAGGAGGCTGAAcgagggcaggcaggaggcatCTTTCAATTTTTAAGTTATGATTACAGCATCACATCTAATTGAAGCGCTATGATTtattaatgcaattaaaatCCTTCCACATTTGCTCCCTTCTGGTGTAGCTTGGTAGGAATTTAGTATACTGCTTGaattttctgaaaagcttttaggatcacaaatatttattcttttaagggacagtttaaaaagaattagctcagcacagcacatgcAGCTGCCAATCAATTCTACCTCCCTGTCAGTCATCCCACAACTTAATCAAACTTCTTGCAATGATTTTTCACATTCCAAGTCATGCTTACTACATCCTTTcacatattttgaaatacatgCAGCACTAGGGCAAACGGGAGCATGAAAAAAAGattgcagagagaaaacaaattaaacacaAACTTCTCTGCTCAAAATACCTGGTGCCTGAAATTGCAAATATCTGAGCTGCTACTAATGTACTCCAAAGCTTCCTTTTAAATGATTAGGTGTGTTCATAAAACCTTACCAGTGGGACAGGCCACTCCTGGAACACACGCTTGCTCGTGCTGATGTACATGCAAAGCCCTGGTCCCACATGCTCTGGAAGGAGACAACCCCCCTTCAAGGCAATGGCTGGAACACCTTACCTGTgcagatgaggaggaggagtaCACAACGGACCTTCATCATCCTCTTGCCGCAGTCATACAGATGGAGGCACGCACAAAGCACCTCCGAGGTCTCttcagaggggctgtgctgcctcacCAGGGTGCTGCCAAAATACACCCACCAGGGTGTTGGTTTACAGCACCTGTTCTGGGAATGACAGCTGAGAGCCACTGCACCACCGGGCTGGGAACGGGAGCACAGTGTGCTTCACCCATCAAATATCTTCTGCGGTTTACAGAaggtcattttttttctaagtatCAGTGTAAACTGTGACTTACTAAACAAATACACATCCAAATAAACTAAGAAAGAATTATCTGTAAGTAACTGAACATCTTGGTGAGATCTCAGAAACTTTTTGTGAACAAAGCAACTTGACAGGTTtaaggttttgtttctctgagacAAAACAGAGCAGTCACCTATTTCTGATACACCCCCACCAGTGTACAGACAGCATGCTGGGAGGAGGCTGCTCCCTTGGCTTCACAGAGGAGTGGAAAAGCTTTGAAGTAAACAAATATTCTCAAGATAGATCCATCTCCTTGAGTCTACCAGGACTTCCTGGTAGAATCCCCACCTTGGAAGCTATTAACTGACTAAGAGAAGACACcccatcctcctgctgccacctctaTACTGAGTGGACTGAGAAAGCCAAGCGGCAGAAACATGACTGGCTTGTTTCTACACCAGGGCAGATCCAGTGGATTCCTGTAGAGCATACAAGTGCTTGCTCTTTATTGCCAAAAAACACCTGTAAAGGAGAGAAAAGTGTTGTGTTTGATAATAACACTCAGTCATTCAGGCtagtaaagaaaacaagaaactgtggagaattttatatatatatatatatatatatatatatatatatacacacacctaTCTACCTCATATATACATAACTATCTACTCTGAGCTCAACAATATCACCCAGAAACAAAAGCTTGAGAGAGATATTCCTGTGAAGTATTCAGCAGCATGAGAAAAGCAAGTCCATCAGTTTCCAGGACAGGAGatgaagcagaaaggaaagatgCCACTATAAATCCATGAATGTTCTTTGCAGCCCAGGTCATCTGGTTTCAAAAGACTTGGAAGAGGCCCAGGAGAAAGTGACAACAACATCCACAGTGCAAATTGGCTTCTGTACCTGGAACAGATAGAGAGTATGACCCATCAGTCTGAAAGCAAGAGAGAGAGCTTTGGTAGGGTCTGTAAAATCCCAAATGGTCTGGAGAAGGCATGTTTGGATTCACTTGCTGTCCTCATGCAAAAAAGTAGAGGGCATTGAGGTAAAATTAGAGCTGTCCAGCTTAACCAAGACAGTTCTTCACAGAGCATGTCTGCAGTGGAGTTGGGTGCCACAGgagtgtctgtttgcagaggcCTATctctgttaagaaaaaaatagtctgccaaataattttatacttttgaatgtacacacacacactctcccCCTAAGAAGCCTGTCGCTGAAGTCCCAGAGTCACAAGCCTCAGGACTCTGGGGTGGTGTTCTGGGGATAGATTGCCTAATGCTAATGGTGCTCTTGCATTTTTCTCAGGCAGCTGCCATGTGGAGATAGACATGGCACTGGGTGACCTGCCACAACCATTCTTATGCAGTGTtccaaattcccttttccagaaAACATTCCCCACAAAACCCTTCCTTAGCTTTGCCTCTGGGTGACACCAGAggtattttctatttctgctgcATATCCTTTGTGCTGTCTGCCAGCTGGCTTGGTGTTTCATGCTGGAtgcctttattattattttaattattttttaatcactttccCTCACCCACCCCCCTCTACTAAGCATTCAGCCTCTGCATTTACATTTATCCTCCAGGAAAAACTCTCCATCTACATAACTCTGGCCTCGTTCCTGGCCGGCAGCTCCCATTGTTGCAGAGATCTTATTTCAACCCCGCgtctgcctgctcccagcctttatcccaggcaggcagctgccGTGCAGATACAATTGCATGGAGGCATTGTGGGAATGCTGACCAGGCCCTCCGGATCCTCTCAGGGTCCCAAAGCATTCCTGCCCAccccgggcagggctgccaggttGGCTCCGGGATGGAGGAGAGTGTTACCACACTCTGGCACACGACAGCTCTCGGCTAACAGAGGTGTCTGTCCCTCCTGACAAGGTCTGTCCCTTGGAGCCAGCGGCGTGCAGAGTGTGTGGGGGCCCCAGCAAgtctgcagccccagcaaggGGTTATTGCCCTTGCAGCTGAGCCGAGcaccccagcctgggagcagcctcCCCCACTGGCTGGAAGTCAGCGCTCGTGttggaagaggaaggagcaggtATTTGGAGAAGGCCTTTGGGGAGCAACAGCCTGGCTGCGAGAAATGTTCCCTGGCAGAGGCACAAAGCCTTCTA
This genomic interval from Motacilla alba alba isolate MOTALB_02 chromosome 7, Motacilla_alba_V1.0_pri, whole genome shotgun sequence contains the following:
- the CHRNA1 gene encoding acetylcholine receptor subunit alpha, producing MMKVRCVLLLLICTAGLALGYEDETRLVEDLFSNYNKVVRPVEDHRDAVVVTVGLQLIQLISVDEVNQIVTTNVRLKQQWTDVNLKWNPDDYGGVKKIRIPSDDIWRPDLVLYNNADGDFAIVKYTKVLLEHTGLITWTPPAIFKSYCEIIVTHFPFDQQNCSMKLGTWTYDGTMVVINPESDRPDLSNFMESGEWVMKDYRGWKHWVYYACCPDTPYLDITYHFLMQRLPLYFIVNVIIPCLLFSFLTGLVFYLPTDSGEKMTLSISVLLSLTVFLLVIVELIPSTSSAVPLIGKYMLFTMVFVIASIIITVIVINTHHRSPSTHTMPPWVRKIFIDTIPNVMFFSTMKRPSRDKQDKNIFAEDIDISDISGKSGSVPVNFYSPLTKNPDVKNAIEGIKYIAETMKSDQEASNAAEEWKFVAMVLDHLLLGIFMLVCFIGTLAVFAGRLIELNQQG